One window of the Desulfovibrio litoralis DSM 11393 genome contains the following:
- a CDS encoding TRAP transporter substrate-binding protein: MFKHVKRIVMAMFLAAIMIQPAQAEVVMKLAHGNVADPSDPYQVLALKFKELVEASGVDVKVEIFPGGQIGAEQNAFQDVQTNIIQATVLASNNVSSFATSYSALDLPFLFTSNEEFAKVLKENEADLVRVMIAESDVRPVAWGVQGFRVLSNSKKPVKTINDIKGLKIRLPNNAIQLATFRAWGSDGVPLAFGELFSALQQGVVDGLEMTYISLASLKFYEVQKYVTDLRYKLAINPLVVSEMWFEKQSPKVQEAIIKAGREATAYAIAEAAKMDEAGKKILLANGMVLDGRPSDEQVWIDKSRAIWPDYYKLIKDEKLFNGILKTLNIKKP; encoded by the coding sequence ATGTTTAAGCATGTGAAACGTATTGTAATGGCTATGTTTTTGGCTGCGATTATGATCCAGCCGGCTCAGGCGGAAGTTGTAATGAAGCTTGCACACGGTAACGTGGCAGACCCTTCAGACCCGTATCAAGTTTTGGCTCTTAAATTTAAAGAGTTGGTAGAAGCCTCTGGTGTGGACGTTAAGGTAGAAATCTTCCCCGGTGGACAAATCGGTGCGGAACAAAACGCCTTCCAAGATGTACAAACCAACATTATTCAAGCCACTGTTTTAGCATCAAACAACGTAAGTTCTTTCGCAACTTCGTACAGTGCTTTGGATCTTCCTTTTTTATTTACCAGCAATGAAGAATTTGCCAAGGTGCTTAAAGAAAACGAAGCTGACCTTGTGCGTGTTATGATTGCCGAGAGCGATGTGCGTCCCGTAGCTTGGGGCGTTCAAGGTTTTCGTGTTTTAAGCAACAGCAAAAAACCCGTAAAAACAATTAACGATATTAAAGGCTTAAAAATACGCCTACCTAATAACGCTATTCAATTGGCAACTTTTAGAGCTTGGGGTTCTGATGGTGTTCCTCTTGCTTTTGGCGAATTGTTCAGTGCTTTGCAACAAGGTGTTGTTGACGGGCTTGAAATGACCTATATTTCTTTGGCTTCGTTAAAGTTTTATGAAGTTCAAAAATATGTAACCGATCTGCGTTACAAACTGGCGATTAACCCACTTGTTGTTTCTGAAATGTGGTTTGAAAAACAAAGCCCAAAAGTACAAGAAGCTATTATAAAAGCCGGACGTGAAGCAACTGCTTACGCTATTGCCGAAGCCGCAAAAATGGACGAAGCCGGCAAAAAGATATTGCTTGCTAACGGCATGGTTTTAGACGGTCGCCCAAGCGACGAACAAGTTTGGATAGATAAATCTCGTGCTATTTGGCCCGATTATTACAAACTTATCAAAGACGAAAAACTATTTAACGGAATTCTTAAAACCTTAAATATTAAAAAACCTTAG